The following proteins are co-located in the Microvirga ossetica genome:
- a CDS encoding IS481 family transposase yields the protein MPWQEVSKMDRRREFVALALAEGANRRALCRGFGIHPKTGYKWLRRWAAGEALEERSRRPRRSPRRTDAAVETRILAVRDAHPAWGARKIARCLEREGVASPAVSVVHEILRRSGRIVPPRGGPPAGLRFEKPAPNLLWQMDFKGWIRLADGSRCHPLTVIDDHSRYAVVLAACSDETGATVRAHLERAFGRYGLPQAVFVDNGTPWGAAAGAPWTRFGVWLLKLGVAVLHSRPYHPQSRGKNERFHRTLKAEVFALRAFRDRTAVQHALDAWRQTYNLERPHEALGQAVPASRYRPSARALPAKLPAVQYAQGETVRRVLSGKDYVTFRGRLWKVPTAFRGETVAIRPLAADGRFGVFFATQQIASIDLTDRKSGAHLSEQVTAISPD from the coding sequence ATGCCGTGGCAAGAGGTGTCGAAGATGGATCGGCGACGGGAATTCGTTGCGCTCGCCCTGGCGGAGGGGGCCAACCGGCGCGCACTGTGCCGGGGCTTCGGCATTCATCCGAAGACGGGCTACAAATGGCTGAGGCGCTGGGCCGCCGGGGAGGCCCTGGAGGAGCGTTCGCGCCGGCCGCGGCGCAGCCCGCGCCGGACGGATGCGGCGGTTGAGACGCGCATCCTGGCGGTGCGGGATGCCCACCCGGCCTGGGGCGCGCGCAAGATCGCGCGCTGCCTCGAGCGGGAGGGCGTGGCTTCGCCCGCGGTGTCGGTGGTGCATGAGATCCTGCGCCGGAGCGGGCGGATCGTGCCGCCCCGCGGCGGCCCGCCGGCCGGCCTGCGCTTCGAGAAGCCGGCGCCGAACCTGCTGTGGCAGATGGACTTCAAGGGCTGGATCCGGCTCGCCGACGGCAGCCGCTGCCATCCGCTGACCGTCATCGACGACCACTCGCGCTATGCCGTGGTGCTGGCGGCCTGTAGCGACGAGACGGGGGCGACGGTGCGTGCGCATCTGGAGCGGGCGTTCGGCCGCTACGGGCTGCCGCAGGCGGTGTTCGTGGACAACGGCACGCCCTGGGGCGCTGCCGCCGGAGCGCCCTGGACACGCTTCGGCGTCTGGCTGCTGAAGCTGGGCGTGGCGGTGCTGCACAGCCGGCCCTACCACCCGCAGAGCCGGGGCAAGAACGAGCGCTTCCATCGTACGCTCAAGGCCGAGGTCTTCGCCCTGCGCGCGTTTCGCGACCGGACGGCGGTGCAGCATGCGCTCGACGCCTGGCGCCAGACCTACAACCTGGAACGGCCGCATGAGGCGCTGGGCCAGGCGGTGCCGGCCAGCCGCTACCGTCCCAGCGCGCGGGCCCTGCCGGCAAAGCTGCCGGCGGTGCAGTATGCGCAAGGCGAGACCGTGCGGCGGGTCCTGTCCGGCAAGGATTACGTCACCTTCCGCGGACGGCTGTGGAAGGTGCCGACGGCGTTCCGCGGCGAGACGGTCGCGATCCGGCCCCTCGCTGCAGACGGCCGGTTCGGCGTCTTCTTCGCCACCCAGCAGATCGCCAGCATCGACTTGACCGACCGCAAAAGTGGCGCTCATCTCTCCGAACAGGTGACGGCTATCTCTCCAGACTGA
- a CDS encoding outer membrane protein, giving the protein MKKILLSSVALLGLATGAMAADLPSRAAPAPMIAAVPVFTWTGFYVGVNAGYGWNANDSITVGGLTFDLDDEGGFVGGAQAGYNYQIGSFVVGLEGDIQYADFGGDDRFDFDGDGILDDDFNTSDWFGTVRARAGVAFDRALIYATGGFAFADNATGWTVGGGLEYAFTNNLSAKIEGLYVNLDQDDNFPGLDLDNDAEFGVVRAGLNFRFGTY; this is encoded by the coding sequence ATGAAAAAGATTCTCCTCTCTTCGGTCGCCCTTCTCGGCCTGGCCACTGGCGCCATGGCTGCCGACCTGCCCTCGCGCGCCGCTCCGGCTCCGATGATCGCCGCCGTTCCGGTCTTCACCTGGACCGGCTTCTACGTCGGTGTGAACGCCGGCTACGGCTGGAATGCCAATGACAGCATCACCGTCGGCGGCCTGACGTTCGACCTCGACGACGAGGGTGGCTTCGTCGGCGGCGCCCAGGCCGGTTACAACTACCAGATCGGTTCGTTCGTGGTCGGTCTCGAAGGCGACATCCAGTACGCCGATTTCGGCGGCGACGACCGCTTCGACTTCGACGGCGACGGCATCCTCGACGACGACTTCAACACCAGCGACTGGTTCGGCACGGTGCGGGCTCGCGCCGGTGTGGCCTTCGATCGCGCCCTGATCTACGCCACCGGCGGCTTCGCCTTCGCTGACAACGCGACCGGCTGGACCGTCGGCGGTGGTCTCGAGTACGCCTTCACCAACAACCTGTCGGCCAAGATCGAAGGCCTGTACGTCAACCTCGACCAGGACGACAACTTCCCGGGCCTCGACCTCGACAACGACGCCGAGTTCGGTGTGGTGCGCGCCGGTCTGAACTTCCGCTTCGGCACCTACTAA
- a CDS encoding alpha/beta fold hydrolase, whose amino-acid sequence MAEALVLIPGLACTSRLFEPQIEALSDGRTVLVADHMRDDSVPAIAARLLRETPERFALAGLSMGGYVAMEVMRQAPERVSRLGLLDTSARPDSVEAGQDRERLIALAEAGRLEDIHSRLWPRLVHPDNQADQVLQDISLAMLRETGPDAYIRQQRAIMARPDSRPDLPGIEIPTLVLVGEGDAITPPDIAREMAEMIEWSSLVIVPGAGHLSTLEQPERAIQALKLWLNEN is encoded by the coding sequence ATGGCCGAAGCACTCGTTCTGATCCCCGGGCTGGCCTGCACCTCCCGCCTTTTCGAACCGCAGATCGAGGCCCTGTCCGATGGGCGCACCGTCCTGGTGGCCGATCATATGAGGGATGATTCGGTTCCGGCCATCGCGGCCCGACTTCTGCGCGAGACTCCCGAGCGCTTCGCCTTGGCCGGGCTCTCGATGGGCGGATACGTCGCCATGGAGGTGATGCGGCAGGCGCCGGAGCGGGTCTCGCGGCTCGGGCTGCTCGACACGAGCGCTCGCCCCGACTCGGTCGAGGCGGGCCAGGACCGCGAGCGGCTGATTGCCCTCGCCGAGGCCGGCCGCCTCGAGGATATCCATTCCAGGCTCTGGCCGCGCCTCGTCCATCCCGACAATCAGGCTGATCAGGTGCTGCAGGACATCTCCCTCGCCATGCTGCGGGAGACAGGCCCGGACGCCTATATCCGCCAGCAGCGGGCAATCATGGCCCGTCCCGATTCCCGGCCGGACCTGCCCGGCATCGAGATCCCGACTCTCGTGCTCGTTGGGGAAGGGGATGCCATCACTCCACCGGACATCGCACGGGAGATGGCGGAAATGATCGAATGGTCGTCGCTCGTGATCGTGCCCGGGGCGGGGCACCTGTCGACCCTCGAGCAGCCGGAGCGGGCGATTCAGGCCCTCAAGCTATGGTTGAACGAGAATTAA
- a CDS encoding DEAD/DEAH box helicase, whose translation MSFAELGLSEKVQQAVDAAGYTTPTPIQAQAIPHVLARRDVLGIAQTGTGKTAAFTLPMLTLLETGRARARMPRTLILEPTRELAAQVEDNFDKYGINHKLSVALLIGGVSFGDQDAKITRGVDVLIATPGRLLDHFERGKLLLTGVELLVIDEADRMLDMGFIPDIERIVKLVPFTRQTLFFSATMPPEIQRLADAFLHNPVKVEVARAASTASTIIQRLVATGREDYEKRETLRGLIRNATDLQNAIVFCNRKRDVAVLHRSLQNHGFGAVALHGDMDQHARMAALDSFRTGEMTILVASDVAARGLDIPAVSHVFNYDTPHHAEDYVHRIGRTGRAGRSGQSFTLVSPSDEKSLAAIEKLIGQPIAWEGPTLAERPASEGSSRRRGGRGEERSRGRKVRVRSSERSRERSEEPRDEAPVAREKPAPRANPAPREEQPSRRPRQERGERPERSERSERSERSERSERSERSERSERSSEREYRGRSRRDDDHDEKVIGLGDHIPAFLMRPTTVKKAK comes from the coding sequence ATGTCGTTCGCCGAACTCGGACTTAGCGAAAAAGTTCAACAAGCCGTGGATGCCGCAGGCTACACGACGCCCACTCCCATCCAGGCTCAGGCCATTCCCCACGTGCTCGCGCGGCGGGACGTGCTCGGCATCGCGCAGACCGGCACGGGCAAGACGGCGGCCTTCACGCTGCCCATGCTGACCCTGCTGGAAACCGGCCGGGCCCGGGCGCGCATGCCGCGCACGCTCATCCTCGAGCCGACCCGGGAACTTGCCGCCCAGGTCGAGGACAACTTCGACAAGTACGGGATCAATCACAAGCTCTCCGTCGCCCTCCTCATCGGCGGCGTGTCCTTCGGCGATCAGGATGCCAAGATCACCCGCGGCGTCGATGTGCTGATCGCCACGCCCGGCCGCCTGCTCGACCATTTCGAGCGCGGCAAGCTCCTGCTCACCGGCGTCGAGCTGCTCGTCATCGACGAGGCCGACCGCATGCTCGACATGGGCTTCATCCCGGATATCGAGCGCATCGTGAAGCTGGTGCCGTTCACCCGACAGACGCTCTTCTTCTCCGCGACCATGCCGCCGGAGATCCAGCGCCTTGCCGATGCCTTCCTGCACAATCCCGTGAAGGTCGAGGTAGCCCGCGCCGCTTCGACAGCCTCGACCATCATCCAGCGCCTCGTGGCGACGGGCCGCGAGGATTACGAGAAGCGAGAGACCCTGAGGGGGCTGATCCGGAACGCGACGGACCTGCAGAACGCAATCGTCTTCTGCAACCGCAAGCGCGATGTCGCCGTCCTTCACCGCTCCCTGCAGAACCACGGCTTCGGGGCGGTCGCCCTCCATGGCGACATGGACCAGCATGCCCGCATGGCGGCCCTCGACAGCTTCCGCACCGGCGAGATGACGATCCTGGTCGCCAGCGACGTGGCGGCCCGCGGCCTGGACATTCCTGCGGTCAGCCATGTCTTCAACTACGACACCCCGCACCACGCCGAGGATTACGTGCACCGCATCGGCCGCACGGGTCGCGCCGGGCGCTCGGGCCAATCCTTTACGCTGGTGAGCCCCAGCGACGAGAAATCCCTGGCGGCCATCGAGAAGCTGATCGGCCAGCCGATCGCGTGGGAAGGCCCGACGCTCGCCGAGCGACCGGCTTCGGAAGGCTCCTCCCGCCGACGCGGCGGTCGGGGCGAGGAACGGTCCCGGGGCCGCAAGGTCCGAGTGCGGTCCTCGGAGCGTAGCCGCGAGCGGTCGGAAGAGCCGAGAGACGAGGCACCGGTCGCGCGCGAGAAGCCTGCCCCGAGAGCGAATCCCGCCCCACGCGAGGAACAGCCGAGCCGCAGGCCACGCCAGGAGCGCGGCGAACGCCCTGAGCGCAGCGAACGCTCCGAACGCTCCGAACGCTCCGAACGCTCCGAACGCTCCGAACGCTCCGAACGCTCCGAACGCTCGTCCGAGCGCGAATATCGGGGCCGCTCGCGCCGGGACGACGATCATGACGAGAAAGTGATCGGACTGGGCGATCACATTCCTGCCTTCCTGATGCGGCCGACGACGGTGAAGAAGGCTAAGTGA
- a CDS encoding TfoX/Sxy family protein: MDAEDIREIFRGLGPVQIRRMFGGQGVYRDELMFALVASGELYLKTDDESVAFYRDAGSRPFSYETCDGSKTLTSYWLMPESALDDPEEAAELGRMAVAAARRKATGKAKAAMKTRRRASGPVT; this comes from the coding sequence ATGGATGCCGAGGATATCCGCGAGATCTTCCGCGGCCTCGGCCCCGTCCAGATCCGGCGCATGTTCGGAGGGCAGGGCGTCTACCGAGACGAGCTGATGTTCGCGCTGGTAGCGTCCGGGGAATTGTATCTCAAGACTGACGATGAGAGCGTCGCCTTCTATCGCGACGCCGGTTCGCGCCCCTTTTCTTACGAGACGTGCGACGGGAGCAAGACGCTCACGAGCTATTGGCTGATGCCCGAATCGGCTCTCGACGACCCCGAGGAGGCGGCCGAGCTGGGACGCATGGCCGTGGCGGCAGCCCGGAGGAAGGCGACTGGTAAGGCCAAGGCTGCCATGAAGACCCGGAGGCGGGCCTCCGGACCCGTCACTTAG
- a CDS encoding HesB/IscA family protein: MALPGFKVVTLTDAAATRVKDIIGKAERPIVGVRVGVKNGGCAGMSYTMEYAESVNPLDEVVEDKGVTVLIDPKAVLFLLGTEMDFQTSKMSSQFVFNNPNQTSACGCGESVAITPATPPALQSAG, from the coding sequence ATGGCTCTACCCGGCTTCAAGGTCGTGACCTTGACCGACGCGGCGGCAACCCGCGTCAAGGATATCATCGGCAAGGCGGAGCGCCCCATCGTGGGCGTGCGCGTCGGCGTGAAGAACGGCGGCTGCGCCGGCATGTCCTACACCATGGAATATGCGGAAAGCGTCAACCCGCTCGACGAGGTGGTCGAGGACAAGGGCGTGACCGTGCTCATCGATCCCAAGGCCGTACTGTTCCTGCTCGGTACGGAAATGGACTTCCAGACGTCCAAGATGTCGTCCCAGTTCGTCTTCAACAATCCCAACCAGACCTCGGCCTGCGGCTGCGGCGAATCCGTCGCGATCACGCCTGCCACGCCTCCCGCGCTCCAATCGGCGGGCTGA
- the ybaL gene encoding YbaL family putative K(+) efflux transporter: MPHHMPLISTIVVGLVMAFALGVIAHRFRLSPLIGYLLAGVLAGPFTPGYVADQGLANQLAEIGVILLMFGVGLHFSLKDLLSVKAIAIPGAVVQIASATVLGMGLAWLMGWNLGGGLVFGLALSVASTVVLLRALQERRLVETERGHIAVGWLIVEDLAMVLALVLLPAFAEAASSTSVDLESIVISLGITLGKVIAFVAIMLIVGRRVVPWILHYVAHTGSRELFRLAVLAIALGAAFGAAELFGVSFALGAFFAGMVMSESELSHQAASETLPLRDAFAVLFFVSVGMLFDPMILVNDFGPVLATFLIIVIGKSLAAFAIVRLFRHPNSTALTIAASLAQIGEFSFILAGLGVELQVLPEKGRDLILAGAILSIMVNPFLFTLLDRWFAKGESARATAKAEAVAAEKEAAAAEKAAAAAAREPLPVTPLTDHVVLVGHGRVGKYISRKMTAIGSPLLVIETEKNQVADLQKEGSPVIIGNAADPEVAAAANIKQARCLLVAIPDAFESGQVVEQARQINADLPIVVRVHSTAQEEHVMKYGASQVVMGEQEIARAMFAAVPDAPREPVLSSVKEADDDEPREAGAEGDDTVQLSPESPVTEASSDQTDETTPEQRPLRQRADEPGH, from the coding sequence ATGCCGCATCACATGCCGCTGATATCCACCATCGTTGTCGGCCTCGTAATGGCATTCGCCCTCGGCGTTATCGCGCATCGGTTTCGCCTCTCGCCTCTCATCGGTTATCTGCTTGCCGGCGTCCTCGCCGGGCCGTTCACCCCCGGCTACGTGGCCGATCAGGGGCTCGCCAACCAGCTCGCCGAGATCGGCGTGATCCTGCTGATGTTCGGCGTCGGCCTGCATTTCTCGTTGAAAGATCTTCTCTCCGTTAAGGCCATCGCGATTCCCGGCGCCGTCGTCCAGATCGCCAGCGCGACGGTTCTCGGCATGGGTCTAGCCTGGCTGATGGGGTGGAACCTCGGCGGCGGCCTCGTCTTCGGCCTAGCGCTCTCGGTCGCCAGTACGGTCGTGCTGCTCCGCGCCCTGCAGGAGCGCCGCCTCGTCGAAACGGAGCGCGGCCATATCGCGGTCGGCTGGCTGATCGTGGAAGACTTGGCCATGGTCCTGGCCCTGGTCCTTCTCCCCGCCTTTGCGGAAGCTGCGTCCAGCACCTCGGTCGATCTGGAATCCATCGTCATTTCCTTGGGCATCACGCTGGGCAAGGTCATTGCCTTCGTCGCGATCATGCTGATCGTCGGTCGGCGGGTCGTTCCCTGGATCCTGCACTATGTCGCCCACACGGGCTCCCGCGAGCTGTTCCGCCTGGCGGTCCTTGCCATCGCGCTCGGCGCCGCCTTCGGCGCGGCGGAGCTGTTCGGCGTGTCCTTCGCTCTCGGCGCCTTCTTCGCCGGCATGGTGATGAGCGAGTCGGAGCTCAGCCATCAGGCGGCTTCCGAGACCCTGCCCCTGCGCGACGCCTTCGCGGTCCTGTTCTTCGTCTCGGTCGGCATGCTCTTCGACCCGATGATCCTGGTCAACGATTTCGGGCCGGTGCTTGCGACCTTCCTGATCATCGTCATCGGCAAGTCGCTTGCGGCCTTCGCCATCGTGCGCCTCTTCCGCCACCCGAACTCGACCGCGCTGACCATTGCGGCAAGCCTCGCGCAGATCGGCGAATTCTCGTTCATTCTTGCGGGCCTCGGGGTCGAGCTTCAGGTCCTGCCGGAAAAGGGGCGCGACCTGATCCTGGCGGGCGCAATCCTGTCGATCATGGTCAATCCGTTCCTGTTCACCCTGCTGGACCGGTGGTTCGCGAAAGGGGAAAGCGCCAGGGCGACGGCGAAAGCAGAGGCTGTCGCCGCCGAGAAGGAAGCGGCCGCAGCAGAGAAAGCGGCTGCTGCCGCTGCACGGGAGCCCCTCCCCGTCACGCCTCTGACCGATCACGTGGTTCTCGTAGGCCATGGCCGGGTCGGCAAGTACATCAGCCGTAAGATGACCGCGATAGGATCGCCACTCCTCGTGATCGAGACTGAGAAGAACCAGGTTGCGGATCTGCAGAAGGAAGGCTCGCCGGTCATCATCGGCAACGCCGCCGATCCAGAGGTGGCAGCCGCCGCCAATATCAAGCAGGCCCGCTGCCTCCTGGTCGCCATCCCGGATGCATTCGAGAGCGGCCAGGTGGTGGAACAGGCCCGCCAGATCAACGCGGACCTTCCGATCGTCGTGCGCGTGCATTCCACCGCCCAGGAGGAGCACGTCATGAAATATGGCGCGAGCCAGGTCGTGATGGGCGAACAGGAAATCGCACGCGCCATGTTCGCCGCCGTCCCCGATGCGCCCCGCGAGCCGGTGCTGTCCTCCGTCAAGGAGGCGGACGATGACGAGCCGCGCGAAGCCGGCGCGGAGGGAGACGACACGGTGCAGCTTTCGCCTGAAAGTCCCGTGACTGAAGCCAGTTCGGATCAGACGGACGAAACTACGCCGGAACAGAGGCCTCTACGCCAGCGTGCCGACGAACCGGGGCATTGA
- a CDS encoding SUF system Fe-S cluster assembly protein has product MTDDIVAALKTVYDPEIPSDIYELGLIYRVDIDDDRNVSIDMTLTAPGCPVAGEMPGWVENAVSMVPGVQSVKVAMVFDPPWDQSRMSDEARVALDMW; this is encoded by the coding sequence ATGACCGACGACATCGTCGCGGCGCTGAAGACCGTCTACGACCCGGAAATCCCGTCCGACATTTACGAGCTCGGGCTGATCTACCGCGTCGACATCGATGACGACCGCAACGTCTCCATCGACATGACCCTGACCGCGCCGGGCTGCCCCGTCGCCGGCGAAATGCCGGGCTGGGTGGAGAACGCCGTCTCCATGGTCCCGGGCGTGCAGAGCGTCAAGGTCGCCATGGTTTTCGACCCGCCGTGGGACCAGAGCCGCATGTCCGACGAGGCGCGGGTCGCGCTCGACATGTGGTAG
- a CDS encoding cysteine desulfurase yields MNAPFAPYDVEAIRAEFPILAQEVYGKPLVYLDNAASAQKPRAVIDAMVNTMQTGYANVHRGLHHMANVATEGFERARETVREFLNAESIDEIVFTKSATEAYNLVADSFGRMNIGEGDEIILSIMEHHSNIVPWHFLRERKGAVIKWAPVDDEGNFLIEEFEKLITPRTKIVAITHMSNVLGTVTPMKEIIRIAHAHGVPVLVDGAQGAVHLNVDVRDLDADFYVFTGHKVYGPTGIGVLYGKREWLEKMPPYSGGGEMIREVRQDAITYNDPPHRFEAGTPPIIEAIGLDAALRFMMQLGRENIQAHEAALSAYAHERLGAMNSIRIIGRARGKGAILAFEMKNAHAHDVATIIDRQGVAVRAGTHCAMPLLERFGATSTCRASFGLYNTMQEVDKLADALQKAEALFA; encoded by the coding sequence ATGAACGCACCTTTCGCACCATATGACGTCGAAGCCATCCGGGCGGAGTTCCCAATCCTGGCGCAAGAGGTCTATGGCAAGCCGCTCGTCTATCTCGACAACGCCGCCTCGGCGCAGAAGCCGCGAGCGGTCATCGATGCCATGGTAAACACCATGCAGACGGGCTACGCCAACGTTCATCGCGGCCTGCATCACATGGCGAACGTGGCGACGGAAGGTTTCGAGCGCGCGCGCGAAACCGTGCGCGAGTTCCTGAACGCCGAATCCATCGACGAGATCGTCTTCACCAAGTCGGCGACGGAAGCCTACAACCTGGTGGCGGATTCCTTCGGGCGCATGAATATCGGGGAGGGGGACGAGATCATCCTCTCCATCATGGAGCACCATTCCAACATCGTGCCCTGGCACTTCCTGCGCGAACGCAAGGGAGCGGTGATCAAGTGGGCGCCGGTTGACGATGAGGGCAACTTCCTCATCGAGGAATTCGAGAAGCTCATCACCCCGCGCACCAAGATCGTTGCGATCACCCACATGTCGAACGTGCTGGGCACGGTGACGCCGATGAAGGAGATCATCCGCATCGCCCACGCTCATGGCGTGCCGGTTCTGGTGGACGGGGCGCAGGGTGCGGTCCATCTCAACGTGGACGTGCGCGATCTCGACGCGGATTTCTACGTCTTCACCGGTCACAAGGTCTATGGGCCGACGGGCATCGGCGTTCTCTACGGCAAGCGCGAATGGCTCGAGAAGATGCCGCCCTATTCCGGCGGCGGCGAGATGATCCGCGAGGTGCGCCAGGACGCGATCACCTATAACGACCCGCCGCACCGCTTCGAGGCCGGAACGCCCCCGATCATCGAGGCCATCGGCCTGGATGCGGCCCTGCGCTTCATGATGCAGCTCGGCCGCGAGAACATCCAGGCGCACGAGGCGGCGCTCTCGGCCTATGCCCATGAGCGCCTGGGCGCCATGAACTCGATCCGGATCATCGGCCGCGCCAGGGGCAAGGGCGCCATCCTGGCCTTCGAGATGAAGAACGCCCATGCGCACGACGTCGCCACAATCATCGACCGGCAGGGCGTGGCGGTTCGGGCTGGCACCCATTGCGCCATGCCGCTGCTGGAGCGCTTCGGGGCGACCTCGACCTGCCGTGCTTCGTTTGGCCTCTACAACACCATGCAAGAAGTCGATAAGCTGGCGGACGCCCTTCAGAAGGCTGAAGCCCTGTTTGCGTGA
- the sufD gene encoding Fe-S cluster assembly protein SufD, with product MADVTLMKTPAETALAQAFESAKTALPGETESRAQAFELFTQQGLPHRRVEEFKYTDLRALLREVAPFAGVPSSDEAKAALAGAKALAGVEALQVPFVNGHFVREAVDFHNLPDNVEIVPLAEALASGHDWLAKLSPVPWANDNPVYQLNTSFMADGVMIRVAGPVEVPVHLRFVTAASSAVATATRILVVVEEGASVTLLETHESTNDANHQPNDVVEMIAGDRTNVQHVRVNAEGDRALALSTLAAKIGGDAVFNSINVTAGSATSRHQVFTILDGENTILRVNGATMLKGLQHGDSTLVVEHAAPHCESRELFKTVIDNEATGVFQGKIIVPHHAQKTDGRMMSAALLLEEGGAMNNKPELEIFADDVQCAHGATCGQLDEDMLFYLMARGLPKKEAERLLVQAFLGEALEYVENEAVRESLIGTVEGWLKARA from the coding sequence ATGGCTGACGTCACTCTCATGAAGACGCCGGCGGAAACCGCGCTGGCGCAGGCCTTCGAGAGCGCGAAGACGGCGTTGCCCGGCGAGACCGAGTCGCGTGCGCAGGCCTTCGAGCTTTTCACCCAGCAGGGCCTCCCGCACCGCCGGGTCGAGGAGTTCAAGTACACCGACCTGCGCGCGCTCCTGCGCGAGGTCGCTCCCTTTGCGGGTGTGCCCTCGTCCGACGAGGCCAAGGCAGCTCTCGCCGGCGCCAAGGCGCTTGCGGGCGTCGAGGCGCTGCAGGTGCCGTTCGTGAACGGCCATTTCGTGCGCGAGGCCGTGGACTTCCATAATCTGCCGGACAACGTCGAGATCGTGCCGCTGGCCGAGGCTCTGGCGAGCGGCCATGACTGGCTGGCGAAGTTGAGCCCGGTGCCGTGGGCGAACGACAATCCTGTCTATCAGCTCAACACGTCCTTCATGGCCGATGGGGTGATGATCCGGGTCGCCGGCCCCGTCGAGGTTCCGGTGCACCTGCGCTTCGTCACGGCGGCGTCGTCCGCCGTCGCCACCGCGACCCGCATTCTCGTGGTCGTGGAGGAGGGCGCCTCGGTGACCCTTCTCGAGACGCACGAGAGCACGAACGACGCCAACCACCAGCCGAACGACGTGGTCGAAATGATTGCCGGCGACCGGACGAACGTGCAGCACGTGCGCGTCAATGCCGAAGGCGACCGGGCGCTGGCTCTGTCGACGCTCGCCGCCAAGATCGGCGGCGACGCCGTGTTCAACAGCATCAACGTGACGGCGGGTTCCGCGACCTCGCGGCATCAGGTCTTCACCATCCTCGACGGCGAGAACACCATTCTGCGCGTCAACGGCGCGACGATGCTCAAAGGTTTGCAGCACGGCGACTCGACGTTGGTGGTCGAGCATGCGGCTCCCCATTGCGAGAGCCGCGAATTGTTCAAGACCGTCATCGACAACGAGGCGACCGGCGTCTTCCAGGGCAAGATCATCGTTCCGCATCACGCCCAGAAGACCGACGGCCGCATGATGTCGGCGGCGCTCCTCCTCGAGGAGGGCGGCGCGATGAACAACAAGCCGGAACTCGAAATCTTCGCCGACGACGTGCAATGCGCCCACGGCGCCACCTGCGGCCAGCTCGACGAGGACATGCTGTTCTATCTCATGGCCCGCGGCCTGCCGAAGAAGGAAGCCGAGCGGCTCCTGGTTCAGGCGTTCCTGGGCGAGGCGCTGGAATACGTCGAGAACGAAGCCGTCCGCGAGTCGCTCATCGGCACGGTCGAGGGCTGGCTGAAGGCTCGGGCTTAA
- the sufC gene encoding Fe-S cluster assembly ATPase SufC, producing MLEIKNLVVQIEDKRILNGLNLTVNTGEVAAIMGPNGSGKSTLSYVIAGKEDYEILDGEILLDGQNLLEMAPDQRAAAGLFLAFQYPLEIPGVASMTFLKAAINAQRKARGEVELTTPDFIKRVNAAATQLEIPKDMLKRALNVGFSGGEKKRMEILQMALLQPSFCILDETDSGLDIDALRVVSEGVNALRSPDRAFLVITHYQRLLNYIVPDTVHVMHTGRIVKSGGKDLALELEANGYADYRESEAA from the coding sequence ATGCTCGAAATCAAGAACCTGGTTGTCCAGATCGAGGACAAGCGCATTCTCAACGGCCTCAACCTCACCGTGAACACGGGCGAGGTCGCCGCCATCATGGGCCCGAACGGCTCGGGCAAGTCGACCCTGTCCTATGTGATCGCCGGCAAGGAGGACTACGAGATCCTCGACGGCGAGATCCTGCTCGACGGCCAGAACCTGCTCGAGATGGCGCCGGACCAGCGCGCCGCCGCCGGCCTATTCCTGGCCTTCCAGTATCCGCTGGAGATCCCCGGCGTCGCCTCGATGACCTTCCTCAAGGCCGCCATCAACGCCCAGCGCAAGGCGCGCGGCGAAGTGGAGCTGACCACGCCGGATTTCATCAAGCGCGTGAACGCCGCAGCCACCCAGCTCGAGATCCCCAAGGACATGCTCAAGCGCGCCCTCAATGTCGGCTTCTCCGGCGGCGAGAAGAAGCGCATGGAGATCCTGCAGATGGCGCTGCTGCAGCCGTCCTTCTGCATCCTGGACGAGACGGATTCCGGCCTCGACATCGATGCGCTTCGCGTCGTGTCCGAGGGCGTGAACGCACTCCGCTCGCCCGACCGTGCCTTCCTCGTCATCACGCACTATCAGCGTCTCCTGAACTACATCGTGCCGGACACCGTGCATGTCATGCACACCGGCCGCATCGTGAAGTCGGGTGGCAAGGACCTCGCCCTCGAGCTCGAGGCGAACGGCTATGCCGATTACCGGGAAAGCGAGGCCGCGTAA